The Actinocatenispora sera genome has a window encoding:
- a CDS encoding site-specific integrase, whose amino-acid sequence MGQQPPPHRSRPRYRRGLSARSSVSAQPPTRAARLACGTWTTPAASPAPVPSRSPSGTPAAALESRRFSRRSREPPGTAIARQLRRPRHGHLVAMSTPPYVASRPSLPADHAFDLTSPASRAVIAPTVPHHRRHDACRWLRTVGACIGKGYWLVKGSVYKRCNCRDQDTGRLLGRRCPQLKRANGSWNPRHGAWHIQCDLPRRADGTRRTLRHAGYLTQDDATADLLQLKTLLAIPDRSDTTSQVGLGDLIEHTISTDGRLPDIDTVRRALQTGTRLIGQPTVAEWLDQWLAGKRNLADSTRSKYAEHIRRHLIPHLGQLRLDRLRRQHIAAMIEAIIERADYVQAIRESGDKEAALALRGEKVTGATTLHRIRATLRAALNAAIREDLIAANPATHIELPSPRRPRPLVWTPERVRRWAADGTVPGPVMVWTAEQTGRFLDAILDDPLYPLFHLVAYRGLRRGEACGLHDDDLDLTAGEITIRWQLLGEHRTPTLARTKTESSDSTIALDDDTITVLRHHRTAQAKRRLAAREPWPTHGLLFTDPDGQPLQPGRVTAHFQRLIPPAGLPPIRLHDLRHGAATLALAAGVDLKVVQAMLRHSTITLTADTYSSVLPQLAKDAANATAATIPRAQRQ is encoded by the coding sequence ATGGGCCAACAACCGCCTCCTCATCGGAGCCGGCCTCGATACCGTCGTGGCCTCTCGGCCCGGTCCTCCGTGTCGGCACAGCCACCCACGCGCGCAGCGCGGCTCGCGTGTGGGACGTGGACGACGCCCGCCGCCTCGCCTGCACCGGTGCCTTCCCGATCCCCGTCCGGCACGCCGGCCGCCGCGCTCGAGTCACGCCGGTTCTCCAGGCGTTCGAGAGAGCCTCCCGGCACGGCGATCGCGCGCCAGCTCCGCCGGCCACGCCACGGTCACCTGGTCGCGATGTCCACGCCGCCGTACGTTGCTTCGCGGCCGTCGCTGCCCGCCGATCACGCGTTCGACTTGACTTCGCCGGCGAGTCGAGCGGTCATTGCTCCCACCGTCCCCCACCACCGGCGTCACGACGCATGCCGCTGGCTGCGGACAGTCGGGGCGTGCATCGGGAAGGGGTACTGGCTGGTGAAGGGTTCGGTCTACAAACGCTGCAACTGCCGCGACCAGGACACCGGCCGTCTCCTCGGCCGGCGCTGCCCGCAGCTCAAGCGGGCCAACGGATCCTGGAACCCACGACACGGCGCCTGGCACATCCAATGCGACCTGCCCCGCCGCGCCGACGGCACACGCCGCACGCTGCGCCACGCCGGCTACCTGACCCAGGACGACGCGACGGCCGATCTGTTGCAGCTCAAGACGCTGCTGGCGATCCCGGACCGCAGCGACACCACCAGCCAGGTCGGCCTCGGCGACCTGATCGAACACACCATCTCCACCGACGGCCGGCTCCCCGACATCGACACCGTCCGCCGCGCCCTCCAGACCGGGACGCGGTTGATCGGGCAGCCGACCGTCGCCGAATGGCTCGACCAATGGCTCGCCGGCAAGCGCAACCTGGCCGACTCGACCCGCAGCAAGTACGCCGAGCACATCCGCCGGCATCTGATCCCGCACCTCGGGCAGCTGCGGCTCGACCGGCTGCGCCGGCAGCACATCGCCGCAATGATCGAAGCAATCATCGAACGCGCCGACTACGTCCAGGCCATCCGAGAATCCGGCGACAAGGAAGCCGCGCTCGCACTGCGCGGGGAGAAGGTCACCGGCGCCACCACCCTGCACCGCATCCGCGCCACCCTGCGCGCCGCGCTCAACGCCGCGATCCGTGAAGATCTGATCGCCGCGAACCCCGCCACCCACATCGAACTACCTTCCCCGCGCCGGCCGCGTCCACTCGTCTGGACGCCCGAACGAGTCCGGCGCTGGGCGGCGGATGGAACGGTCCCGGGGCCGGTGATGGTGTGGACCGCCGAACAAACCGGCCGGTTCCTGGACGCGATCCTCGACGACCCGCTCTACCCGCTGTTTCATCTGGTCGCCTACCGCGGGCTCCGCCGCGGCGAGGCTTGCGGCCTGCACGACGACGACCTCGACCTGACTGCCGGCGAGATCACCATCCGCTGGCAACTGCTGGGTGAACACAGGACCCCGACACTGGCACGTACGAAGACCGAATCGTCGGACTCCACCATCGCCCTCGACGACGACACCATCACCGTCCTGCGCCACCACCGCACGGCCCAAGCCAAACGACGCCTCGCCGCCCGCGAGCCGTGGCCCACCCACGGACTGCTGTTCACCGACCCCGACGGCCAACCACTCCAACCCGGCCGGGTCACCGCACACTTCCAACGCCTCATCCCCCCAGCCGGGCTACCACCGATCCGGCTGCACGACCTGCGCCACGGCGCCGCGACCCTCGCCCTCGCCGCGGGGGTCGACCTCAAGGTCGTGCAGGCCATGCTGCGCCACTCCACCATCACCCTGACCGCCGACACCTACAGCAGCGTGCTCCCCCAACTCGCCAAAGACGCCGCCAACGCCACCGCAGCCACCATCCCCCGCGCCCAACGCCAGTAG
- a CDS encoding DUF2637 domain-containing protein: MLGLLAAAISYDHIRHLAQTHAETGWTALAIPLTIDGIEVVATLAVLAPRHHSRAGIRLAWAALIAGTLASIAANIAAAPPDPIARTIAAWPAAAFATAIKLLTPLLDPPDPTSEPRTAPSPDQPAHPLRLPKTARARTSWSTTWRDHLTTGDNTAELAQRHHISPRQVRAVLAAGRAGKLDPSPTDSAEPSAKRAELTCPSDE, translated from the coding sequence GTGCTCGGCCTCCTGGCCGCCGCCATCTCCTACGACCACATTCGCCACCTCGCTCAAACCCATGCCGAAACCGGATGGACCGCCCTCGCCATCCCCCTCACCATCGACGGCATCGAAGTCGTCGCCACCCTCGCCGTGCTCGCCCCGCGACACCACAGCCGGGCCGGCATCAGGCTCGCCTGGGCGGCGTTGATCGCCGGCACTCTCGCCTCGATCGCGGCCAACATCGCCGCCGCGCCACCCGACCCCATCGCCCGTACCATCGCCGCCTGGCCCGCCGCCGCCTTCGCCACCGCCATCAAACTGCTCACCCCCCTGCTCGACCCACCCGACCCGACATCAGAACCGCGCACCGCCCCATCGCCGGACCAGCCCGCCCACCCACTGCGGCTGCCCAAGACCGCCCGCGCCCGCACCAGCTGGAGCACCACCTGGCGCGACCACCTCACCACAGGCGACAACACCGCAGAACTTGCCCAGCGACACCACATCAGCCCCCGGCAGGTCCGCGCCGTCCTCGCCGCCGGTCGCGCCGGGAAGCTCGACCCATCGCCCACCGACTCGGCAGAGCCATCGGCGAAACGAGCAGAACTCACCTGCCCATCCGACGAGTGA
- a CDS encoding VOC family protein, with protein sequence MQQEAQARTALARAAVEIGMPCACREISAWRRRMRWGKRGGTIGRMLRKIDCVMLRVPDLDAAVGYHGRVFGLGQLWRDEVSVGMGMPETDAEIVLHTLDLPPGQGVHYLVDDVPTTVEQCRSQGCVVRREPFAIANDWCAVLEDPFGNAISILDTSTGLRT encoded by the coding sequence GTGCAGCAGGAGGCCCAGGCTCGAACGGCGCTGGCGCGCGCTGCAGTCGAGATCGGGATGCCGTGCGCCTGCCGCGAAATCAGTGCTTGGCGCCGTCGGATGCGCTGGGGCAAGCGCGGTGGCACCATCGGGCGGATGCTGCGAAAGATCGACTGTGTGATGCTGCGGGTGCCGGATCTCGATGCTGCCGTCGGGTACCACGGGCGGGTGTTCGGGCTTGGGCAGTTGTGGCGTGATGAGGTGTCGGTGGGTATGGGTATGCCGGAGACCGACGCGGAGATCGTGCTGCACACCCTGGACCTGCCGCCCGGCCAGGGCGTGCACTACCTGGTCGACGATGTGCCGACCACCGTCGAACAGTGCCGCAGCCAGGGCTGTGTCGTGCGCCGCGAGCCGTTCGCGATCGCGAACGACTGGTGCGCGGTGCTGGAGGACCCGTTTGGTAACGCCATCTCGATCCTGGACACCAGCACAGGGCTCCGCACGTAG
- a CDS encoding replication-relaxation family protein: MTSPQRKTRPLTHDRLLDITARAGTRDRLIAGLVDAHRVLTTRQITQLCFGSEATARTRLHTLTSLRVLARFRPRRDTGSHPGHYVLDTGGAFLLEHDIPDRDHRRHRVDKRLAWATSQRLPHLTGTNSFFTTLAATARHHPDTFLPTWAPGHWCEKWLSLINLAPDGFGTWVKDQQLVDFFLEYDTGTEHLAQLTKKLTQYQRLANGATGAPGPPTPCALFVFASSGRETHARHALTHAAHGKNLPLIATAAYPAEAHPAGCCWLPLPTNPDNQPRRHTLADLGRLAGHPRQPADYIPTAPNDLRLAPAWPPLPTAPISLTADPRPTGRWAPRPDNHNHNSGNDWGGR, from the coding sequence ATGACTTCCCCTCAACGAAAAACACGGCCGCTCACGCACGACCGGCTCCTGGACATCACCGCCCGCGCCGGCACCCGCGATCGCCTGATCGCCGGGCTGGTCGACGCCCACCGCGTCCTGACCACCCGACAGATCACGCAGCTGTGCTTCGGGTCCGAAGCCACCGCTCGCACCCGCCTCCACACCCTCACCTCCCTGCGCGTCCTGGCCCGGTTCCGGCCCCGCCGAGACACCGGCTCCCACCCCGGCCACTACGTGCTGGACACCGGCGGAGCGTTCCTGCTCGAGCACGACATCCCCGACCGCGACCACCGCCGGCACCGCGTCGACAAACGCCTCGCCTGGGCCACCAGCCAACGCCTGCCCCACCTGACCGGCACTAACAGCTTCTTCACCACCCTGGCCGCCACCGCCCGCCATCACCCCGACACCTTTCTACCGACGTGGGCTCCCGGTCACTGGTGCGAGAAGTGGCTGTCGCTGATCAACCTCGCGCCCGACGGCTTCGGAACCTGGGTCAAGGACCAGCAGCTGGTCGACTTCTTCCTCGAATACGACACCGGCACCGAACACCTCGCCCAGCTGACCAAGAAACTCACCCAATACCAACGCCTGGCCAACGGCGCCACCGGAGCGCCAGGACCGCCCACGCCCTGCGCCCTGTTCGTGTTCGCCAGCTCCGGACGCGAAACGCACGCCCGCCACGCGCTCACCCACGCCGCGCACGGCAAGAATCTGCCACTGATCGCCACCGCCGCCTACCCGGCCGAGGCCCACCCGGCCGGCTGCTGCTGGCTGCCCTTGCCAACCAACCCTGACAACCAGCCCCGCCGCCACACCCTCGCAGACCTCGGCCGACTCGCCGGCCACCCCCGCCAACCTGCCGACTACATCCCGACCGCCCCCAATGACCTGCGCCTGGCCCCCGCCTGGCCGCCACTGCCCACCGCACCCATCAGCCTCACGGCCGACCCCCGTCCCACCGGCCGCTGGGCCCCTCGACCCGACAACCACAACCACAACAGCGGAAATGACTGGGGCGGCCGATGA